Proteins encoded together in one Camelina sativa cultivar DH55 chromosome 9, Cs, whole genome shotgun sequence window:
- the LOC104712209 gene encoding uncharacterized protein LOC104712209 — translation MATILIKHITSPFSLLLFVFFVFTTANAMRIDDMYEFCKETEDVNFCLKYIGTDTRILDARDFQDVLVIAISQCQIQVTNAARQINKVRQKFSGPIGARRIFFCYKYYQLASGYFQKAYGEAEDDRYASIAQISATYGSNYMHKCEDEWKKNGPIQQSPFTFYNTNVVKLLSIIQVIMGKI, via the exons atggCTACAATACTCATCAAACACATAACTTCTCCTTTCTCGTTGTTATTATTCGTGTTCTTTGTGTTTACAACCGCAAATGCAATGCGTATCGATGACATGTATGAATTTTGTAAGGAGACAGAAGACGTGAATTTCTGCTTAAAATACATTGGAACGGACACGCGTATATTAGACGCACGCGACTTTCAGGACGTGCTTGTCATTGCG ATTTCTCAATGCCAAATTCAAGTGACCAATGCAGCCAGACAAATCAACAAAGTTCGCCAGAAGTTTAGTGGTCCGATTGGAGCTCGacgaatatttttttgttataagtatTACCAGTTAGCATCTGGTTATTTCCAAAAAGCTTATGGAGAAGCAGAAGATGATAGGTATGCATCAATAGCTCAGATATCTGCAACATATGGCTCAAATTATATGCACAAATGCGAAGACGAGTGGAAAAAGAATGGACCGATACAACAGTCTCCTTTCACTTTCTATAACACAAATGTTGTCAAACTATTATCTATTATTCAAGTTATTATGGGAAAGATTTAA